GAAGAATCCGAACGCCCGGTTCTGAGCGCCGCCGAAGACACGGGCCACCTGGTGGAGCTCGCTGACGGTGGTGGTCTCGTCGACCGAGATGCCGATGGTGTCGGCATCCGCCATGTTCAGCAGGATCCCGAACCCGTCATGCGCCTGCGCGACGAACTCCGCCGCCCGTCCTGGCACGCGCACGCGGAGGGTGTCGAAGAACGAGTCGTGGACCACTTCCACTCCGGCGTCGGCGAGCCAGTCGCGGAGCATCGAGGTCTTCGCCGCGACCTCCCTGGCGATCCCCTTCAGGCCGTCCGGTCCGTGGTAGACGGCATACATCGACGCCATCACGGCGAGCAGGACCTGCGCGGTGCAGATGTTGCTGGTCGCCTTCTCACGGCGGATGTGCTGTTCGCGGGTCTGCAGCGACAGCCGGTAGGCCGGCCGGCCGTCCGCGTCGACCGAGACGCCGACGAGGCGGCCGGGGAGCTGACGCTCGAGGCCCGAGCGCACGGCCATGTATCCGGCGTGCGGGCCGCCGAAGCCGATCGGCACCCCGAAGCGCTGCGTGGTGCCGACGGCGACATCGGCTCCCAGAGATCCAGGCGAGGCGATGAGGGTGAGGGCGAGCAGGTCGGCGGCGACGACGGCGAGTCCGCCGGCGACATGAGCGGCGTCGATGACGGCGCTCGGATCCCACACCCGTCCCGAGGCGCCCGGGTACTGCACGAAGACCCCGAAGAGCTCCTCTGGCAGCTGCTCCCCCGCGGCGAAGTCGACCGAGACGAGCTCGATGCCGACGGCGGCGGCACGCGTCTCGAGCAGCGCCTTCGTCTGCGGGAACGCGTCGGCGTCGACGGCGAACACCGGGGACTTCGTCTTCGAGGCGCGCCGCGCGAGCAGCATCCCCTCCACGACCGCGGTCGACTCGTCGAGCATCGAGGCGTTCGCCGTCGTGAGCCCGGTGAGCTCGGCGACCATCGTCTGGAAGTTGATGAGGGCTTCCAGGCGGCCCTGCGAGATCTCCGGCTGGTACGGCGTGTACGCGGTGTACCAGGACGGGTTCTCGAGCACGTTGCGCTGGATCACCTGCGGGGTGATCGTGCCGTAGTAGCCGAGACCGATCATCGGACGGTTGACCGTGTTGCGGGCGGCGAGCGCGCGCAGCTCGGCGAGGGCCTCGGTCTCACTCGCCGCGCGCGGGATGACCGACTCCTCGGTGGCGGCGGTGAAGATGGAGGAGGGAACGGCCTGGCGCATCAGCGCTTCGACCGGACTCCAGTCCTCGAGTGCGGACTCGACGCCGAGCGCGTCCAGCATCCGGCGCTGGGAGGAGGCGGTGGTTCCGATGTGACGATCGGCGAAGGAGACCACTGTGCGATCAGCCCTCCGTGAGTGCGACGTAAGCGTCGCGGTCCATCAGACCGTCGAGCGCGCCGGCGGCGACCGACACCTTGATGAGCCAGCCTCCGGCGAACGGCTCGGCGTTCACGAGCGAAGGGTCGTCGACCACGGCGTCGTTGATCTCGACGACGGTGCCGGCGACAGGGGCGTACAGCTCGCCGACCGACTTCGTCGACTCGATCTCACCGACGACGGAACCGGCGGTGATCTCGGTGCCGACGGCGGGCAGCTCGACGAACACGACGTCACCGAGCTTGTCGGCGGCATAGTCGGTGATGCCGATGGTCACGGTGTCGCCGTCTGCGGCGATCCACTCGTGCTCATCCGTGTAGCTGAGTGCGTTGAGGTCGGTCATTTGGTCCTCCGGTAGAAAGGCAGAGCGGTCACGGTCGCGGGAATCCTGGTCCCCCGCACATCAAGGAATACTGCGGTTCCCACCGCAGCGGAAGACGGAGCGATGTAGGCCATCGCGATCGGGTGCCCGAGCGTCGGGCTGAGAGCGCCGCTGGTGATCTCGCCGAGGACGGCACCGTCCTGATCGACCACGGGGTAGCCGGCGCGTCCTGCGCGCTTGCCCTCCGCCACGAGTCCGACGAGGACGGGGGCGTCGGATGCGGCATCCACGGCGCCCTTGCCGATGAAGGCCTCCTTGTCGGCCACCACGACGCGTCCGAGACCCGCCTGCGACGGCTTGATGTCGCGGGAGAGCTCGTGGCCGTAGAGCGGCATGCCCGCTTCGAGTCGCAGCGTGTCGCGGGCTGCGAGACCGGCGGGCACGAGTCCGTGCGCCTGCCCGGCGACGAGCAGGGCGTCCCACAGTGCCGGGGCGTCTGCCGCCTTCACGAGCAGCTCGAATCCGTCCTCGCCGGTGTACCCGGTCCTGGCCAGGAGGAGAGGGCTGCCGACGAACAGCGCGTCGGCCCAGGCGTAGTACTTCTGCTCCACCCACGGGGTGCCGAGGTCGGTGATCCCGGCCGTGGACGAGACGATCGCCTCGGCAGTCGGACCCTGCACGGCCAGAAGCGCGTACTCGTCCGAGACGTCTTCGACGTCGACGCCGCGGTCGCCGAGGAAGCCTTCGAAGCTCCGCTCCGATGCACCTGCGAGCTCCGGACGGTCCCGCTCGATCTTCGACGGGAAGGAGCGTACGCGCGAGGCGAAGGCCGCGTCGACGAATCCACGGTTGCCCGCGTTCGCGATCACGAGGTAGCGATCCTCGGCGAGGCGGTACACGATGACATCGTCGACGATGCCGCCGTCCTCGGCCAGCACCAGCGAGTACTTCGCCTTGCCCACGGTCATCGCCGAGAGCCGCCCGGCGAGCGCGTAGTCGAGGAACTCCCCCGCGAACTCTCCGGTCACCAGGAACTCGGCCATGTGCGAGATGTCGAACAGCCCAGCCGCCTGTCGCACCGCATGGTGCTCGGCGAGGTCGGACGTGTATCGCACCGGCATCTGCCATCCGCCGAAGTCGGTGAAGGAGGCGCCGAGCGCCTCGTGGCGCTCACGGAGCGGGGTGTAGCGGGGGTCCGACATGGAGTTCTCCCGGGCTGGGGCGGGCGGAACGACGGCGTCGCCGTTCCTCGGAACTCCCCCTCTGTCATGGGCCTGAGAGCTTCGCCCAGGGACTGGGCTTTCACCGTCGGCGGAGACGAGCGGATGCCGCGTCGCTCGAACTCGCTTTTCAGAGTGGCCGGAACCGCGCGGTACGCGTACCTGAGAGATTGGCGGGGAGGCTTGCTCCTTCGGTGCCCGGCTGCGTTCGCCGGGGCTCTCCCGCGTGGGTCATTCGGCCTGTCTTCACTTGTGGGGTCCAGTCTAGCGGGTCGACAGAGCCCCGCCGAGGGTGTTCGGTGCCGCTCTCATCTCCCGGCGATCTCGGCCCGCACCTCATCGCGCAGGCGGCCGAGGTTCTCCGGCTCGGGCGCAGCGCCCAACAGCGTCTTGGTGTACTCGTGCTGCGGGTCGAGGATGACCGCATCCGCCGGCCCGCGCTCGACGACGTCGCCCTTGTACAGCACCATGATCTCGTCGCTGAAATGGCGGGCGGTGGCCAGATCGTGGGTGATGTAGAGGACGCCGAGGTCGTCT
This genomic interval from Microbacterium hydrocarbonoxydans contains the following:
- the gcvH gene encoding glycine cleavage system protein GcvH: MTDLNALSYTDEHEWIAADGDTVTIGITDYAADKLGDVVFVELPAVGTEITAGSVVGEIESTKSVGELYAPVAGTVVEINDAVVDDPSLVNAEPFAGGWLIKVSVAAGALDGLMDRDAYVALTEG
- a CDS encoding glycine cleavage system aminomethyltransferase GcvT, translating into MSDPRYTPLRERHEALGASFTDFGGWQMPVRYTSDLAEHHAVRQAAGLFDISHMAEFLVTGEFAGEFLDYALAGRLSAMTVGKAKYSLVLAEDGGIVDDVIVYRLAEDRYLVIANAGNRGFVDAAFASRVRSFPSKIERDRPELAGASERSFEGFLGDRGVDVEDVSDEYALLAVQGPTAEAIVSSTAGITDLGTPWVEQKYYAWADALFVGSPLLLARTGYTGEDGFELLVKAADAPALWDALLVAGQAHGLVPAGLAARDTLRLEAGMPLYGHELSRDIKPSQAGLGRVVVADKEAFIGKGAVDAASDAPVLVGLVAEGKRAGRAGYPVVDQDGAVLGEITSGALSPTLGHPIAMAYIAPSSAAVGTAVFLDVRGTRIPATVTALPFYRRTK